A segment of the Kazachstania africana CBS 2517 chromosome 2, complete genome genome:
GTTCTTGGCAGCTTTGATTAAAGATTTCTTTAGAGTTAAGTTGAAAACTTGAGTTCTGACATCTTTATCAATTACTAAACCATTGAATTCAGCGCCAatagtaatttttttcaaagcagCCCTGTTTTGTTCAATTCTGGAATCAGATAGGTGACCAACATAAATAACACCGCGTAGGCCGGTCTTACTCATTTCAACGATAATAGAGTCTTTCGTCTTTTCAACAGCAACCACATCGATAAAAGTTTTTCCAGGAACTAGGTTTGTAATAACATCCTTTTGTTCTTGGCTTTGTTCggatgaaattttacaacTTGTAAGTATTCTagctttttcttcatcaacttGTAAAAGCTTTACAGAAACAGTTTGGCCCAATCTTAAATGTTCCTCTGGTCTCTTTACGAACACTTCAGAGATTTCTGCATTCGGTAAGAAACCTCTAATGCCACCAAAGAATGAGACGACACAACCACTTGGTCTGAATGATTGGACTGTCGCCACagtttttttattgttgttCTTGACCTCCTGAGCAAGAGCAAATGAGGATACAATTGGAGTCTCTTCGGTATCAATATTAACAAgagattttttcaaagtcaTGAAAACACGACCTCTTTGGTCAACAGTTAAAACTCTACCCTTTACTTTAGAACCAATTTTGAACTTTCTTTCAGGATAGACTAATCTTGTGTCAGAAATATGTAACGGTGGTACAGAAGCAGTAAATTGGCCGTTTAGAATTTTCAACTGAATTCCGCTACTTGAAACAGTTTCAATTTCGCAAGCAGCTAATAATTCGCCAGCAGGTATGTCTTTAGTTCTGATGTATTGCATCTTCAAAACGTTTGGGTCGACTGCCAACTCATAGATTTTATCAACGGAATTGTAACCTAACACTCTTGCTCTCAAGTTGTCAATAGATTCTAATTTGCCGATTTTAGAACGATGGACTTTACCTAGACGGTCTTCGTCTAATGCTAAATATAAGTAATCGGAATCACGTCCCTTAACAATGGAGTTTTCGAATATATAACCTATTGGGAATGCATCTAGAGCACTGATCTCTTTTAGATCTGTTTCTAATGATTGAATATGTGGTAAGGTAGATAAAATGAGGGTTTTGTCACCATTCCCATCTATCAATGAAGCAAGTATTCTGGCTCGTACATTTGAACCGATGGCAAAGCTATGttttaattcttcttctttgaatttaagTAAATGAGAAGATCCAATAAAACCTGGAACTAAACCAAATACCTTACCAGAAATACCATATTGAGAGACTTGTTGACATAACAAGTCGACAAGTTGACCTGGAACAATGGCATCTACGGATGATATTTGTGagataatatttttcttgttagCGAAATCTAGGTTGACATTGACCGATCTTTCGGTTTTTTTGTAAACATTTCCTAGGAATACAGAACCTACCaacaatttatcaaaatttggaaCATCTTTCTTTGTGATGAAACCTGTCATACCATCAATACCAATATCCAAGATGGCACCATGGTCTTCAATACTTTTAACAGCACATTGTAATGGcataaatttttgtaaatcttCTTCCGACATCGCATTAACTAAAGTGGGTTCGATGGTAAATTctattcttcttttattattttgcTTAGATTTTGGTTCTAAGGTACTGTTAGAAACAATAGAACATCTTAACCATTGACCAAGTTTGAAGTAATCGTTCAAATCTGGAAGCTCTGCAGCCTTTCGTTCCTTtccttcttcatcatctgaaaGATCgtattcttcatcatttttagtttcatcatcagattCCATATCGTCGTCCAAATCTTCCAAAATTGTTGTAAATTGGTCTGAAATACGAGTTAGGTTGACATAACCAGAAATACCGTCACTACAAGTGATGCAAATATCGCCTCTTGTTATTTTGGAGACTTGGCCTAGTAGTGAGGAGCCaactttcaaagttttgaaatttaaatgTTGAATAACCGATAAGGtctcttcatcttcagcatcatcttcagcactttcagaatttgattttttgtCCTTCTTAGATGACTTCTTGACTTGTTTTGGCTTCTTTTGTGGTCTCTTTGATTCGgcattatcttcatttttattgaatagAACATCACCTGCAGCTTCATTTGCGACTTGTTTTAATTCCAGAGGGGTTAAAATAGAAGCACCACCTCTTGGAAATGATACCTCTTCAGTATTTCTCACCAACGAAGAGGCAGTAGGTTGTTGTGTGGAATCTTGTCTTGAGAGAGGAAATTCCTcatctctctttctttttgcAGGACCAACCATTATAAAATCCGTAATAGTATTCAGATCCTCTGGGTTCTTTAGTAGTTTATCAGACTGCTTCAAACGCAAAATATATCTTAGATTCGAACTATCGGTCAGAGGATACAAAACACTATATTGATCTTGTCAAACTGCTCGTATTTTAGGAGATCATCTAACATCTCTTGCTCATCTCatctctaatttttcatatccAAGagcttgaaaaaaaaattttcagatcATTTCATACGCATTTGTTCTATAGGTTTTTGTTTGACTGTTCCTACATCCACACATTTTACTGGCTCTGGGTTTTGGATGGATTTTTcactaattttttttttcgtttttttttctgcaACGAAAATCCTGTTTTTTGggttgttttttttttttggactgcaatattttttggGCAAACTGTTCGTGTAAGATGAGCCGACGCAAATTGAATCActggaaattttcaatttccaaGCGTGAAGTACCGGAGCGATTGTAAAGAAAGAGGGCCTGATATTTTAGATATGTAGTGAATTTCATATTAAATACTAGTTTTGCAAGTACAGTATAGAATAGAGTGTCACAATGTTAAttccaaaagaagaaagatctAAGATCCACAAATACTTATTTCAAGGTATGTTaagattgaaaagttcGGACTGAAAATAGGATAGAAGAGATAATCTGAAATGGCTGGAATAGTTCATTTGTGCTGCAGAACTCAATAGGAGAGGAGGCTATAATTTACCCAATTGTTTTTGTAAAGAGAGATGTGAAGAAAAGAGGTAGAATTCGGTCAAATATTTGGCAGAAAACATATTAGCTTTGCGTACTAGTGATAGTTTTACTCGTGATTTTTCTAACATGATTTCAGTTTTTACGTTCTAGAACCCCCCCCACACAGTTAATGAAGAACTGAATTACTAACATAATTATTCGATCtgattttatttaaataGAAGGTGTTGTTGTCGCCAAGAAGGATTTCAACCAACCAAGACacgaagaaattgataccAGAAACTTATATGTTATCAAGGCTTTACAATCCTTAACTTCCAAGGGTTACGTCAAGACTCAATTCTCATGGCAATACTACTACTACACTTTAACTGAAGAAGGTGTTGAATATTTAAGAGACTACTTACACTTACCAGAACACATTGTTCCAGGTACTTACATTCAAGACAGATCTCAAAACCAAAGACCACAAAGAAGATACTAAGCAAATTGAAATGATGTCCAATTCTTTTTGCTCATTCGgtgtatattttttgtcGAAATAATTCCACGCATCTATAAAGTGTATTTTGtatttaaatattataaaacaataaattaagaaaagattCTACGAAGAAGAGAACTTAGTCAGTCTGTTTTGGCCCAAAACACTTCTTATTATTACTCGGTGATTAGTATATTTACTCTTGTTGATTTCGATCTGTATACACCCATACATATGGATATAGGATCTTTCTGAAGGTATATCTGACGGAAAAACGTTTAAGGCATAATACGTATTGGTACACTCATTGCAGATATATTATTTGACTCAATCTAGACATTGTTGTCAAAGTTAACTATGTCAATCGATGCATGGAggcaatttcaattttttgataatattccCATCAAAGACCCACTAACAGATAGTGCGACCCCTTTGTATTCTGATCCAACTTTAAGTGCTGCGACTTTAGTGGACAAGACAACGTTGGTCATAGCCGTCAGATCGACAGTGATTAAAATCGTAAACTTACTCGAATCCAAAGTTGAACATCAATTTCAAGCTTTCCAGGATGGTTTTCAAATCacatatttgaagataataagTAATGTATACCTCGTAAGTATAGGTGAATGTATTGGACAACCTACTTTGCTgagaatatataaattagaTCGCTTACCGGCTGATGATCGATCGTATCATGCTTCAGttgaattgaagaatggTAATAACACATACCCAATAACGGGGGTTTCTATTTCACCTGATCTAAGTTGCATAGTGGTTGGATATGCAAATGGTAAAATAGTGTTGGTAAGAGGAGATCTAGCCAGAGATAGAGGCTCACGACAAAGATTTATATATGAGGATAATGGCAAAGAACCAATTACTTTCTTAGCGCTAAACCATGACACTACGGTTTGTTTCGCTGCCACTACAAGTAAAATTATGCTATTCAATACTACAGGACGAAATAAAGGGCGACCTGATATGGTACTTAATGCGAACTCCGGAACTAGTTTAAATGGTGGATGCTGGTCTCAGTACACAAATGAATTTGTTTGTGCTGTGGGAAGAAATATAGAATATTATAAGGAAAATGGTGAAAAGACTGTACTCCCACTTGGTATAGGGTCCATTAAACGGCTATATCCGATTGATGATGTACATTTACTACTAGTCTTGGAAGAGAACACACAAACTACTTTCTTAGAGGCCAATAATCtaaaatcaattataaGCAGAGTGCTAATTTTAGATATAACAAATAAGATCATtgcatcaaattttatcatcGCGCACGCTATAATCGACATATTGTCGCTTGAATCCCAACAAAATAACATTATCTACCTACTTACTTCAGACACAataatttacaatattGTTAAAAAGCCTCTGGTCGAAAGGTTGGATATTGCTGTACAAAAGGAACAATTCTCCTTTGCATTAGAAATTGCGAAGCAAAATAATGTTGACAATGTAAAGATACAGAATAtacataaaaaatatgggGACTATCTTTACAAGAAAGGAGATAAGGAGGAAGCTACAAAgcaatttattcaatgttTGGATGTTGTGGAAACCAGCGAAATCATTTCGAAATTTGGCATAGAAGAGACGTCGGATGATCAGAGCTTAAAAAATCTGGCAGATTTTTTGTGGTCCATAGTGGAAAAGGGCATAGCAAGCGGTGACCACATTACATTGTTACTCGTAGTCCTAATTAAATTGAGAGCAGAGGGAGATATTGAGCACTTTATTCATCACTTTAGCCGCACAGGAGAGTATCGTACTGAAGTCATTGAGagtgatattgataatgaagaatatttttataaGAATGACcatattttcaatgttgAGCAGGTTATCTCCTTATTGGAAAATACAGGTTTCAATTTACTAGCATATCAAATGGCAAAGCGCTTTGCAAAAGATTCAGCAGTAATTGTAgagataattttaaatgCATTGAATGATCCATTTGCAGCACTTAACTATATTAAGAGTCTACCTATTGATGATACTTTGAGGATTCTAGTTACCTTTTCTAAAAcattattggaaaaattgcCAAATGACACAAATGCCCTTttgattgatatttttactGGTAAGTACACTCCTAAAAGATatgaatcaaaaattggGGATGCCACAGAGCACCTGGAAAAGagtgatttgaaaaagattttttATAGTTATAATACATTTCTGAGTTACATGCATAGGACCATGGGTACGGAAGTATCAGCTGATACTTCAACTACCCTCGATTACCAACCTACATATCATCCGCCAAAACCTTCTATTGtctttaattctttcataGGGAAAccatttcaatttgtaGTTTTTCTAGAGGCATGCCTGGATAGTTACCAAAGATATGAAGGTTTTTCAGAAGATAGGCAGGTCATTTTAACCACTCTTTATGATCTTTACTTAACTCTAGCCAACGAAGATGTATCTGAACGTAAGGCAGACTGGAGAAGGAGAGCTGAGAATATTTTGCAAGAAAATTGTACATTGGTTTCTGATACAGATGACGCTACGGGGAGAACTGTGAATAAATTGGGCGAGAAAATAAGTATCGATAGCTCCTTGATTATGCTCATAAATCATATGAATAAAGCAAATTTACTTGTTTCTCAGGACAGAGCGCATAATGATGAGGATTTATCCTTTTTAAAGTTTAATGGAGATATAACAGATGAAAACTTGCTTGACTCATTTACATCTTTAACATTAACTGAGTCACCACAGAGCTGTTTaagctttttcaaatcgCATAGA
Coding sequences within it:
- the RPS10B gene encoding 40S ribosomal protein eS10 (similar to Saccharomyces cerevisiae RPS10B (YMR230W) and RPS10A (YOR293W); ancestral locus Anc_8.760) — translated: MLIPKEERSKIHKYLFQEGVVVAKKDFNQPRHEEIDTRNLYVIKALQSLTSKGYVKTQFSWQYYYYTLTEEGVEYLRDYLHLPEHIVPGTYIQDRSQNQRPQRRY
- the PEP5 gene encoding tethering complex subunit PEP5 (similar to Saccharomyces cerevisiae PEP5 (YMR231W); ancestral locus Anc_8.761) → MSIDAWRQFQFFDNIPIKDPLTDSATPLYSDPTLSAATLVDKTTLVIAVRSTVIKIVNLLESKVEHQFQAFQDGFQITYLKIISNVYLVSIGECIGQPTLLRIYKLDRLPADDRSYHASVELKNGNNTYPITGVSISPDLSCIVVGYANGKIVLVRGDLARDRGSRQRFIYEDNGKEPITFLALNHDTTVCFAATTSKIMLFNTTGRNKGRPDMVLNANSGTSLNGGCWSQYTNEFVCAVGRNIEYYKENGEKTVLPLGIGSIKRLYPIDDVHLLLVLEENTQTTFLEANNLKSIISRVLILDITNKIIASNFIIAHAIIDILSLESQQNNIIYLLTSDTIIYNIVKKPLVERLDIAVQKEQFSFALEIAKQNNVDNVKIQNIHKKYGDYLYKKGDKEEATKQFIQCLDVVETSEIISKFGIEETSDDQSLKNLADFLWSIVEKGIASGDHITLLLVVLIKLRAEGDIEHFIHHFSRTGEYRTEVIESDIDNEEYFYKNDHIFNVEQVISLLENTGFNLLAYQMAKRFAKDSAVIVEIILNALNDPFAALNYIKSLPIDDTLRILVTFSKTLLEKLPNDTNALLIDIFTGKYTPKRYESKIGDATEHLEKSDLKKIFYSYNTFLSYMHRTMGTEVSADTSTTLDYQPTYHPPKPSIVFNSFIGKPFQFVVFLEACLDSYQRYEGFSEDRQVILTTLYDLYLTLANEDVSERKADWRRRAENILQENCTLVSDTDDATGRTVNKLGEKISIDSSLIMLINHMNKANLLVSQDRAHNDEDLSFLKFNGDITDENLLDSFTSLTLTESPQSCLSFFKSHRDKDTKLYEIALTYFVSSEEVLSKIGGEKILKTEVLDKALDNSSMDILEAIEILSSTSVLTFGFIQELLIDYFEEENREMEKNRKLVESYETELNTKKEKLSNIIHNQDPTQIQLKNQTCFMCKLPMHLPMVYFKCGHIYHQNCMDEEYSTEENELIFKCPKCIVELETSNRLSEAQKEVATKTELLKMALEDDSRHKDRFKVITEFIGRGGLEYNHVTI